The DNA window CCGATCGGCAGGTTGAAAAGTATCTCTTCTGCGTTTTCGGGAGTGATGACGGATAATCCATCGGGCTTTTTCAGTTCGGAGCCGATTTTTGCCAGAAACTTGTTGTAAGAAACACCCGCGGAGCAAGTCAGCCCGGTTGTTTCAAAGATATCTGCCTTGATGCTCCGGGCGATGTTCACTGCGTATGGTTCGTTGATTTTGTTATGCGTGACGTCCAGATATGCCTCATCCAAGGACATCGGCTCCACGAGGTCTGTATAGCGGTGAAAAATCTCGCGAATCTGCGCTGAAATCTCTTTATAGAGGTGGAAATGGGAATGCACGAAGATCCCTTGCGGGCATAGCTTCCATGCCTGCTGCGAGGACATTCCGCTGTGCACGCCATACTTCCGGGCTTCATAGGAACAGGTGGATACCACTCCACGGCTGTTCGGAGAGCCGCCCACGATGACGCATTTGCCCTTCAGGGAAGGGTTTTCCCTGATCTCAATGGCGGCAAAATAGGCGTCCATATCCACGTGGATGATCTTTTTCATGGGTTGACACAAGGACGGACGAAGGCGATAAAGTCAAGCATTTTCTCTTGATCATGCTTTTTCTCTTGACATCAAAGCTCGTATGGCATATCTATGTATAAGGCTGTAAGTATTTGTAAATAAGAAATATGCGGTCTAAGGAGCGAGATGCAGAGCGATAGACCATTCCTGGGTTCGCGATGGAGCGTTGTCTTCGGCGGTTTTTTACTTGCCCTGATGGGAGGATTGTCCTATTCTTGGGGTGTGTTTGTGGAACCGATGGGCAAAAGCTTTGGCTGGTCAAAAGCGGCTACGATGCTTCCTTTGTCCGTATTCATGGTGGTTTTTGCGATCGTGATGATTCCGGCGGGGCGACTTCAGGAAAAGCTTGGCACCCGGCGGATCATCGTCCTTGGCGCCTTTCTCTTTCTGATCGCCAATCTGATGAGTTCGTTGATCACGCGTATGCCCAATCTCGGTTGGTTGGTGCTCAGCTATGGAATCATTGGCGGGATCGCCTGCGGGCTCACCTATTCTTGTGTGGCGCCTTCGATCCGCCGTTGGTTTCCGGATTATCCCGGTCTGGCGGTTTCCCTCGGAGTGATGGGTTTTGGGATAGCGTCTTTTATCTTTGCACCGCTCAAGGCACACATTATCATCCCGCAGCTTGGCTTGGACGGAACTTTCATCATCATCGCCCTGCTCACTTTTGGGGTAACATTGATCGCCTCAAGGTTGGTGGTTTTCCCCACCGACAAATGGTATATGCATATCTATGGCGCAATGCATTTGCCGAATAAAACCGGCATGGTACGCTCAAATCTGAAACCGGGGCAGATGGTCAAAAAGCCTCTGTTTTGGATGATCTGGGCTTCCTTTCTCTTCATCGTCTATGGATCGCTGTTGATCATCGGGATACTTCCTTCCTACGGTGAGGAAGTGGCAAAGCTGAGCGGCAGCAAAGCAGCGATCCCGATATCGCTTTTCGCATTGTTCAACGGTTTGAGCCGTCCAATGGCTGGTTTTATCAGCGACCGCATCGGAATCCCGCGGGTGATGATGTTCGTATTTACCTGCCAGGCTTTGGTCTTTCTGATTTTCCCATATTATGTCGTGAGTTTCGTCGCCATGAATATTGCGGCGGTCATCCTCGGTT is part of the Candidatus Cloacimonadaceae bacterium genome and encodes:
- the dinB gene encoding DNA polymerase IV is translated as MKKIIHVDMDAYFAAIEIRENPSLKGKCVIVGGSPNSRGVVSTCSYEARKYGVHSGMSSQQAWKLCPQGIFVHSHFHLYKEISAQIREIFHRYTDLVEPMSLDEAYLDVTHNKINEPYAVNIARSIKADIFETTGLTCSAGVSYNKFLAKIGSELKKPDGLSVITPENAEEILFNLPIGKFHGIGKVTAAKMKKLGIHNGKDLYGWELRDLLKRFGKIGMFYYNVVRGIDNREIVTESDPQSISCESTFDKDIADVNELMGELQRLVDRLVSRMTSQNIRGRNIILKLKYDNFEYNTRSCSLPEITNERDILFEIAQQLLVANWDSARKLRLLGVGVGKLDCGAGDWEQIEIDFEP
- a CDS encoding OFA family MFS transporter translates to MQSDRPFLGSRWSVVFGGFLLALMGGLSYSWGVFVEPMGKSFGWSKAATMLPLSVFMVVFAIVMIPAGRLQEKLGTRRIIVLGAFLFLIANLMSSLITRMPNLGWLVLSYGIIGGIACGLTYSCVAPSIRRWFPDYPGLAVSLGVMGFGIASFIFAPLKAHIIIPQLGLDGTFIIIALLTFGVTLIASRLVVFPTDKWYMHIYGAMHLPNKTGMVRSNLKPGQMVKKPLFWMIWASFLFIVYGSLLIIGILPSYGEEVAKLSGSKAAIPISLFALFNGLSRPMAGFISDRIGIPRVMMFVFTCQALVFLIFPYYVVSFVAMNIAAVILGFGIGTALALYPVLTSECFGVEHLGVNYGIVFSAYGFGAIAIQGGAYLRDLTGSYTVPLLIAGILSLLSTVIVILIRHIYKLS